In Gopherus flavomarginatus isolate rGopFla2 chromosome 5, rGopFla2.mat.asm, whole genome shotgun sequence, one DNA window encodes the following:
- the LOC127052511 gene encoding tubulin alpha-8 chain isoform X2 has product MPSDKTIGGGDDSFNTFFSETGAGKHVPRAVFVDLEPAVIDEVRNGTYKQLFHPEQLISGKEDAANNYARGHYTVGKEIIDLVLERIRKLADQCTGLQGFLIFHSFGGGTGSGFTSLLMERLSVDYGKKSKLEFAIYPAPQVSTAVVEPYNSILTTHTTLEHSDCAFMVDNEAIYDICRRNLDIERPTYTNLNRLIGQIVSSITASLRFDGALNVDLTEFQTNLVPYPRIHFPLVTYSPIISAEKAYHEQLSVSEITNACFEPSNQMVKCDPRHGKYMACCMLYRGDVVPKDVNAAIAAIKTKRTIQFVDWCPTGFKVGINYQPPTVVPGGDLAKVQRAVCMLSNTTAIAEAWARLDHKFDLMYAKRAFVHWYVGEGMEEGEFSEAREDLAALEKDYEEVGTDSIDGEDEGEEY; this is encoded by the exons ACGAAGTACGAAATGGGACATACAAGCAGCTTTTCCACCCTGAACAACTGATCTCTGGCAAGGAGGATGCTGCTAATAATTATGCTCGAGGTCATTACACAGTTGGGAAAGAGATAATTGACCTTGTTCTGGAGCGTATCAGGAAGCTG gctGACCAGTGCACTGGTCTGCAGGGCTTCCTGATTTTCCACAGTTTTGGGGGAGGCACTGGCTCAGGCTTTACTTCACTGCTGATGGAGCGCCTCTCAGTTGACTATGGAAAAAAATCCAAGTTAGAATTTGCAATCTATCCTGCACCCCAGGTCTCCACAGCAGTTGTTGAGCCATACAACTCCATTTTGACTACCCATACCACTCTGGAGCATTCCGACTGTGCCTTTATGGTTGACAATGAGGCCATCTACGACATTTGCCGTAGGAACCTGGACATTGAACGCCCTACCTACACCAACCTCAATCGCCTCATTGGTCAGATAGTGTCTTCCATTACTGCCTCCCTCCGATTTGATGGTGCCTTAAATGTGGATCTGACTGAATTTCAGACTAATCTGGTGCCTTACCCCCGTATTCACTTCCCATTGGTAACCTACTCCCCAATTATTTCAGCAGAGAAAGCCTACCATGAGCAGCTCTCTGTGTCTGAGATCACCAATGCTTGCTTTGAGCCATCCAATCAGATGGTGAAGTGTGATCCTCGCCATGGCAAGTATATGGCCTGTTGTATGTTGTACCGTGGTGATGTTGTTCCCAAGGATGTCAATGCTGCTATTGCCGCTATCAAAACCAAGCGCACAATCCAATTTGTTGACTGGTGTCCTACTGGTTTTAAG gttGGTATAAATTATCAGCCCCCAACCGTTGTTCCTGGTGGTGATCTAGCCAAAGTTCAGCGTGCAGTCTGCATGCTCAGCAACACCACAGCCATTGCTGAAGCATGGGCCCGTCTGGACCACAAGTTTGACTTGATGTATGCCAAACGTGCCTTTGTTCACTGGTATGTCGGagaagggatggaggaaggagaATTCTCAGAGGCTCGGGAAGACTTGGCTGCACTTGAAAAGGATTATGAAGAAGTGGGCACAGACTCAATTGATGGAGAGGATGAAGGCGAGGAATATTAA